From the Paenibacillus tianjinensis genome, the window GAGAAATGTTGAAAAAATATCCAGCCCGGTGTGGGCATTGGTTGCTGCGTTCATCCTGTTTTTGATCTGGACACCGTTCCAGGTGGCATTGTTTAACGGACAGCAGCTGGACTTTGAAAAGCCGATTTATGTATCCTCCCTGCTTAGCGGCATTATACTTCTGGTCTGGATGGGCTTGTACTATAAAAAGTTCAAGCTGGAGGAGCAGCGCGACCTGGTTGTTGTCGCATCTCTGCTGCTGCCCATCACGTATGCTTTGTCGCTCTTTGGCGCGGCTTCGCATTATATGGCGATGAATCTGCTGTTGATTCAGACCATGTATATCGCAATATTCATTATAGCGTTATATCTGCTCAAGCAAAAGCAACTAAATGTTGTCATTCAAAACGCAATTCTTGCGGTTTCTTATTTTATTGTCGCTTTCGGGCTGATTAACTGGCTTGGCGGGGCGAAATTTGCCGGTGCTCTGGTTGGCTGGTTCTCTAACACCGTGCGCGACAGCAAATATTTAGATGCCGTGATGACAGACTCTAACGGTCTGCGCCTGACTTCTGTTTTCCAATATGCGAATACATATGCCGCCTTTCTGATGGCATTTCTGTTTGTTGCTGTCTTTGCCCTGATCCGCTCCAAAAAGTGGTACGGGACACTGACGCACGGCTTTATGCTGGTACCGATTATCGTATCGCTGCTGCTGACCTTGTCCCGTGGCGGACTTGTCATGCTGCCGGTGGTCTTCATCCTGCTATTGATCCTGCTTAAGCCCGCTCAGCAGATTCTCTGGATAATTCATTTGGCACTTGCCGGCATTGCCGCTCTGGCAGTCACTAACCCGCTGACTACTCTCGGTACGGAGCTCAATACAGCCTTCACCTCTGGTGCTGCTGTTAAAGGCTGGGCTTACCTGATTATTGCTTCTATTGTAGTAGCAGGACTTGGATGGGCGGTACAACGGTTTGTAGCCCCTTGGCTGGAACAAAAGCTTGGTCCTTGGGGCTCCCGCAAGCTTACTGGACTGTGGCTTCCGCTCGGTTCACTAGTGCTAGTCGGTATTATTGCTTTCCTGCTGATTGGGACAAGCGTGCGCAGTATTTTGCCTGCCAACATCGAAACCCGGCTCGAGAACATCAACTTTAAGCAGCACAGTGTACTGGAACGCTTCACTTTTTATAAAGATGCCTTAAAGGTTGTTAAGGATTATCCGATTCTCGGCGCCGGCGGCGGCGGCTGGGCATCGCTATATGAGCACTATCAGAATAACCCGTACACAAGCCGCCAAGCGCATAACTTTTTCCTGCAGTATCTGATCGAGGTTGGGATTGTCGGTTTTATCGTGTTTATCGGCTTTATCGGATATGTTTTCTACAAGTACATCCGCGGTTACCTGAAACGTGACAAGGACGACTTTGCGAATGGCTACTTCTTCTATATTATTGCGTTGTCCATCCTGGTACACAGCTTGCTGGATTTCAACTTGAGTTATGCTTTTATGGGCATTCTGGTCTTCCTCAGCCTTGCCGGTATGAGTGTAGCGATGGACAGCAGACCCTTGCGCCGGAACTGGAATAAATCAAGCCTGCGGATTGGCTACTTCGCCATCCTTGCAGCTGGCACTCTGTTCCTGCTGTTCCTGACCATCGGCTACCTCGGATCAAGCAACGCTGCAATGAAAGCCAAGAACCTGATCGGTGTGAGCCAGTCTTACGAGGAGATCAAAGCTCCTCTGGTAGAAGCGTTGAAGGACCGTCCTTTCCATCCGGAATCGGCGCTTTACCTTTCCTCTATGGACCAGCAGGTATTTAATCAGACGAAGGATGAGCAATACCTTGAGGAAGCCTATAGTGTTGTATCACGTGCGCTTGAGGACGAACCTTATAATAAAGAGCTTTTGAAGCAATTGGTAGGTTACTATGATCTAAAGGGCCAAAGTGATCTTAGCTATGCCGTGTACCGTGATAATGCGGATAAGTTCAACTGGGATATCGAATGGTATGACGTTCTGATCAGCCGCTCCTTTGCACTAGCATACGCCGCCCATGATCAGAAGGATGATGCCAAGAAGCAGGAGTATCTTGCAGCAGGCCTTGAGGCTTACAAGCATGTGGTTGATGGAGTTGAGCATCTGAAGACTCTGCCTCCTGAACAGCTGCAGGGACGTCCGTTCTCCGTTACACCTAGCATCGCACTGAATGCCGGCAAACTCCAGCTGATGTCGGGCGATAACGAAGCTGCGGCAGCTACTCTAAAAACCGGTCTGACTGAAGATTATACAGACGCCACTAACCGCGAGATTGCCCGGTGGTATCTGGCTGCACTGAAACGCAGTGGAGGCCAGGATCAAGCTGTATACGATCTGCTGATTGCAGCTGATGCTGCGGAAGCGGCACAGATTGATGCGATTGTTGCGCAGCAATTCTAAAAGACTTTTACGCTACAACTTATACACAATCACAAAAGGGATCAGCCGCGAGAAATGCAGCTGATCCCTTTTTGGTATGAGTCGGTACACTTGAATGGATGCCGTTTATTATTCCAGTCTTACAGCTTCGCGGCTTTACCGGCCTCACTGTTAATAATCTCTTTAAGATAATCCAGCAGACCTTCCTTAAGTTCCTCATGCTGCAGCGCATAATGAATGGTGGTCTGGATAAAGCCCATTTTCTCGCCGACGTCATGGCGTCTGCCTTCAAAATCATATGCGATGATCCGTTCCACTTCGCTTAGCCGTGCGATGGCATCTGTAAGCTGGATTTCTCCGCCTACCCCCACCTGCTGCTCACCTAGCATATCAAAAATACGCGGGGTTAAGATATAACGTCCCAGGATAGCCAGGTTGGACGGTGCATCCTCACGTTTTGGCTTTTCTACCAGCCGGTTAGCTTTGTAGACACGGTCTGCCAGGGCAGCGCCGTCCACCAGCCCGTAACGGGATACCTCTTCCCAAGGCACTGGCTGAACACCCACGATGGAGGATTTATATTGGTCATAGACCTCAATCATCTGTTTGAGGCATGGCTTGCCTGATTCGACGATATCGTCACCCAGCAGAACCGCAAAGGGTTCATTGCCGATAAATTTGCGGGCACACCAGATGGCATGTCCCAGACCGCGGGGTTCCTTTTGCCGGATGTAATGGATGTCGGCCATCTCGGAGGATTTGCGCACAGATTCGAGCAGTTCCCACTTCTGTTTCTCCGCCAGGTTGAACTCCAGCTCAAACGAATTATCGAAATGGTCTTCAATCGCGCGCTTGCCCTTCCCGGTTACGATGATAATATCCTCGATTCCGGAGGCAACAGCTTCTTCGACAATATATTGAATTGTCGGTTTGTCTACAATCGGCAGCATTTCCTTAGGCATCGCTTTAGTGGCGGGCAGGAAGCGGGTACCCAGCCCGGCCGCGGGGATAATAGCCTTACGAATCTTCATGATATAGCTCCTTCTGTCTGCTTTTAGTTCTTTGCATCCCAGTCTCCGTAGAAACTTGGCATAATTAAATTCATTATAGCAGTTCAGGAAGTTTTTTGGCAGTAATATTGTTATATATTAGGAGCGGTTACTCTTTATACAAAAAGAGCCAGGATGCGCACAGGCGCAGCTAATATGCCCCTGAGTCACCCTGACTCTGTATAATAATTTGTACTCTTTCAAAAAATTCTGGCAAGCTGCCGGACTCTACTTGGCATTCACCAATTGTCCGCGTGTAACACCAAGCTGGTTAGTAGCCTTGAGGCTCTTCCAGACTTGAGTGCCGGAGATTTCACCGCGCAGCGCACGGGTGTAAAGACTGATGACCTCAGCCACCTGCTCGGGGGTTTCTTCCAGAAACTCCACCCGGAAGGAGGAGACGCCCAGCTCACGGAAATTGTTCAGGTATTCCGCACCGGACTGTTCCACGGCGTTATAAACAGTGTTGCGGCAGCCTTCGTCTACACGGACAGGATGGGACATCCCAATCCGGTCCTGCAGGGAAGCACGGTGCTCCTCGCAAGGGCGGCCGCAGTTCGTGTAGTTCGTGCCTTCACTCATAAAGGTACAGTATACGCAATGCTCGGTATGGAACATCGGCAGATGCTGATGAATCACGACCTCCATGCGAGAGGTATCGCTGTGCTCGAGCAGATCCACCATTTGCTGAATGTTCAGGTCATAGGACGGCGTCACTGTGTCTAATCCTGAGTTCAGGAACAGCTCTACCGCTTTATGGTTGGCGATATTCAGCGAGAAGTCGCCGATCAGGCGGGGATGCACGGCATCCGGCTGCTCCATGCGGCGTTTGAGATAGTAATACAGCGCGCCTGTATTACGCACCAGCACCGCATCCGGTTCCAAGCGCAGGATGTTGGCGTGGTAGCCATTCTCGCCCGGCATATGGATACGCGGCGTGGCCAGCGCAATACTGGCCCCCGCAGCCCGTACAGCGTCCACCGCTGCCGGGAACTGCTTGATGAACTCGAAGTCGGCGTAAATGCTTGTTACGCCGGCTTCGAGCGCAGCCTGCACCTGCGGCAGGCTGCGGCATAGCGCGGTGAGCTCCGCCTCACCGCGCGGGCCTGCGGCGCCTCTGCGGAAGGCGTCGCCGTAAACCTCTACCGCCCGTTTCACATAGACGGGCGGTTTCGGGCGCTCGCCGGCAAGCAGCTCCACCGCCTGGCGGCGGATGCTGTTCAACTCGCGCATAGGCACGATTACGTCGCCTTCCAGCTGCGACTCGAGCGCCTCAAGCTGGAACACGGTCCCGCCCAGGCGGCCGAATTGTTCTTCCAGCAGGGCGGCATCCATCGGACGCTTCTGCGCGGTTTCCAGCAGCAGCTCCGAATCCACGCGGACCGTGACGTTCTTCTGAACATCGGTCCACCAGGTGGAGAGCGGCTCGCCTACGCGGCCCTCTACCTTCACCTGAACCGGGAAGACCCGGTAGGGCTTTTCGGTTTCGTAGGACTGGCGCAGCGCCTTGTCAAGCGCCGGGTCATTGGTCTTCCAGATGCGGTCGCCGACATGCAGGCGGCGCAGATCAACATCGTTGCGTCCCGGTACGATGTCTACGATCCAGCCTTCTCCGGCTTCGCCCTCCAGCTTCACACCTTTGCGGCGCAGATCATACACGCGGCCGCCTTCTTCTTTTTTCGTCGGATCACCGGCATCGAACACAATACCGTCTCCGCGTTTGAGCGGAGCATGAATCCGGCAGACAACACCGTCACGCAGAATCTGCTCGACCGTTCCCATGTACACACCGCGGCTTTTTGGAAAAGTTCCATCCACCAGCTTTTTATTGTTCGTGCCTTCCAGGAAGCCATGCGTGAAGCCGCGGGAGAAGCTCTGCTGCAGCTCACGGATATCTTCCTTGGAGGTAGGAGACCAGTTCCCGTCAAAATAACGGTCGATCGCTTTGCGGTATTTGCTCACCACGTTAGCAACATACTCCGGGCTTTTGAGCCGGCCTTCAATTTTGAAGGAGGTTACGCCCGCTTCGATCAGCTCAGGCATCAGGTCAATTGCGGCCAGATCTTTTGGAGACAACAGGTAAGTCACATCCCCCATCGGCTTCACTTCACCATCCACCATCAGGTCATACGGCAGCCGGCAGGCCTGGGCACATTCTCCGCGGTTCGCAGAACGTCCGCCCCACATTTCCGAAGTCAGGCATTGCCCTGAATAAGATACACACAACGCACCGTGCACGAACACCTCCATCGGCAGGCGGGCCTGATCCCCAATGGTCTTGATTTGCTTCAGGTTATTTTCACGCCCGAGAACTACGCGCTCCATTCCCCAGGGCTTCGTGAACTCCACCGCTTCCGGCGAAGTAATGGTCATTTGCGTCGAGCCATGGATCGGGAAGTCCGGAGAAATCTCGCGGATCATTTTGACCAGCCCCAAATCCTGCACAATCACCGCATCCACCCCCGCATCCACACAGGCATCGATCAGTTCCTTGGCATCGGCGAGCTCGTTTTCAAACACCAGTATATTAAAGGTCAAAAAGCCTTTCACTCCATAGCTATGAAGAAACGCCATAATCTCCGGCAGCTCGTCCATACGGAAGTTGTTGGCTCTCGCCCGTGCATTAAACTTCTCTACGCCAAAAAAGACAGCATCTGCCCCGTTCGCCACTGCTGCACGCATACAATCCCAGTCACCGGCCGGAGCCAGCAGCTCCACGTCTTCTCTGCGTATTCCTTGCTCGTTCATTTATATCCTCCCAAACCGCTGGTTCGCGGATCTTTTCCAAATCTTTAACTTATTAATTGTATCAAATATCACAACACTGCGCCATCGGTTTACCAACATTTGATCGCCTAATGCTAAAAAGACACCTTTGTCCACGCCGGCAGCGTTTAAAGGAGTCTTTTGAACAGCAAGATCTGCAATTGTTCAGGAATTTCATTGAAAACAGTGTTAACGTCAGCTTAACCAGTTCATAATCATCGCATAATCGGAAACGGCAAATACCAGCAGGCTCACCACACCGAAGGCAATCGCAAACTTGTTCTTCTGGGGAGCACGGAGCAGCCGGAAGACACCGACAAAGATCAGGATGGTGAACATAATCATAAAAAGATCGAAGGTATGAAATTTAGACGGTTCTTGCACAGCAGCTTCTGCAAGCAGCATGGCATTACCTCCTCAAAAGTGTTGTCAAGCAAGGTCCTCTAATCCATATCTCCCTCTATGTTATCGCTACCAATTGCCTGGCGCAATAGGAAATCCGCAAAAAATCGGTAAATGTCACAAGAAATATTTTTCACGGCTGTTTTCAGCCCTCAAAATATGAATAATCTCATTGACGAAGAAACAAACAATCCTCATCCAAGTAAAAATCCCATCGAAGTGTTATTGAACTATCAGCAGGACCTAATGAAGCCATAAAGAATCGTTATATCGTTTGCTACAACTCTCACAGCCTGTTCTTAGGCTCTTATGTTACCATCGAGCATAATATCTCAGGAATACTACCGGAATTCATGCAATATCACTAAAGGGGAATCCTGGAAGAGAGGAAGTTATACGATGGCTTACGAACCGGTTTGGAGTGCTAATCCAGAAAAACTGAGCAAATTCGAATTTGTTAAACTGCAGAAAGACGGGCTGGACATCATCCGCACCATACTAGAAAAATATGCCCTGGAGGGCTTTGATTCCATCCCTGCTGACGAGCTTGATCTTTTTAAGTGGGCGGGGGTATATCAGCAAAAGCCGCGAAACGGCCATTTCATGATGCGTGTCCGTATTAATACCGGAATTATGACCTCTGATCAGGCAAGAGCCATTGCCGAGATCGCCCGATTGTACGGGCGGGGGCTGATTGACGTAACCACCCGGCAGGCTGTCCAGTTTCATTGGCTGACTGTGGAGAACTTCCCTGATATTTTCCGGAGGCTTGAGGCCGCTTCGCTCTATTCCTATGAAGCCTGCGGTGATTGTCCGCGGACCATCGTGGGTAATCCGCTGGCGGGAATCGACAAGGACGAGCTGTTCGATACGACTGCCATCGTGGAGCAGTTGAATGATTTCTTCATGCTGAACCGGGATTTTTCCAACCTGCCCCGTAAATTCAAGCTGTCCGTCTCCGCCAATTACTATAACAATGGACAAGCTGAAATCAACGATCTGTCGTTTACCCCGGCTGTCAAAATCATTGATGGACAAGAAACTGCCGGGTTCCATGTGATGGTGGGCGGCGGACTCTCCGCAAAACCGCATCTGGCGCAAAAACTAGATGTATTCGTCAAACCGGAAGAGGCGCTCAAGGTCGCTTCCGGAGTTGTGACACTGTTCCGTGATTACGGCTACCGTGAAAAACGCCATCATTCCCGGCTGAAGTTTCTCGTTGCCGATTGGGGTGCTGAGAAATTTAAGGAAAAGCTGTTTGAAGTGATTGGTGAGCTGCCTGCACGCGGCGAAGACAAAACGCTAGGCTGGCAGGCCGCTTATTTCGACGGTGTACATCCGCAGCGCCAGGAAGGGCTGAGCTATGTCGGGCTGAACGTTCCGGTTGGACGGCTGAACAGCGATGAGCTTAATCAATTAGCGGATTTGGCTGATTCCTATGGTGAGGGTAAAATCCGCACAACCATGTCGCAAAATATCATTCTCAGCGGCATCCCGAATAATAAACTCCCCGAGCTTCTCCAGGCACCAGTACTGCAGAGGTTATCCCCGGTGGCCAAAAACTTCATCAGCCGCACCGTTTCCTGCACCGGTAATGAATTTTGCAATTTGGCACTCGTGGAAACGAAAGAGCGTGCTGTAAGTGTAGCTGAATATCTTGATGAGCGGCTGCAGCTGGAGGAGAAGCTGCGGATTCATTTCATCGGCTGTCCGAACGGCTGCGGACAAAAGCATGTCGCCGATATCGGCCTGCAGGGCTCTCTGATCAAAACACCGGAAGGTATGGTGGATGCCTTCGACATTGCGATCGGAGGAACCCTGGGCACTGGCGATCAAGGGCCGGCGGCCCAGTTTACCCGCCCCTTAAAAGGCCGGGTAAAGGGGGAACGGGTAGGTCCGGTTCTGGAGCAGCTGATTACTTTTTACAGTGAGCAGCGGAGTGAGACGGAGAACTTCCATTCCTTTGTTGAACGTGTTGGTATTCCCGTCATTCAGGAGCAGTTCACGGCGATTTTGGCCGCTGAGGCTTGAAGCTAGCTAAGTTAAGTAAGCTAAGTTATGTTAGAGCACTTTAAATAATCCTTGTTAATTCATGCAAGCTAGACCGTGCATTTAAGTACTTTCATGAAGGACAGTAATTATTGGACTGAACATATTGAAATGCACACAATTATAAGCACAAAAAGCACGCCGCATGCGGGATGACCGCGTGCGGCGTGTTCTGGTTTGGATGGCTGGTTGCTATTATAGGGAAATTCTCCACTTAATATGACCTAATCTGGTTCCAGGCCGAAGTAGCGGGAAAAAGTCCAACTAAATCTTCCGGTTCAAAGCTATTTGGCAACTATAGGGTGATTTAAATGGAGCTTTTCCACCTAAATCCTCCAAAAGTACGGAAACGAACAAATTAGTTTGCTTTTTTCCACCTGTTCGCCCTTCGTTCGGTCAAGCAACCTTTAAAGGAGAACCTACACACTGAAGCTGCACCATACATTACCCCGTAACAGTATAAGCTACTATACGGTTTCCGACGTTTGCAGCTCCATGGCCTCCGTCCGCTCTGTATCACGGATCAAGATTGGCTTCAGATATCTGCCGGTATAGGACTCTTCAACGGTAATCAGCTTCTCCGGGGTTCCGGTTGCCAGCACTGTCCCGCCGCCGCTGCCGCCTTCAGGACCCATATCGATGATGTAATCTGCCGTTTTGATTACGTCGAGATTATGTTCAATGACCAGAACCGATTCACCGGAGTCCACGAGTCGATGCAGCACCTCCAGCAGACGGCCGATGTCGTCGACATGCAGCCCTGTAGTCGGTTCATCCAGGATATAAAGCGTCTTGCCTGTGCTGCGGCGGTACAGCTCGG encodes:
- a CDS encoding O-antigen ligase family protein — encoded protein: MSKPVYGKNAAQSRNVEKISSPVWALVAAFILFLIWTPFQVALFNGQQLDFEKPIYVSSLLSGIILLVWMGLYYKKFKLEEQRDLVVVASLLLPITYALSLFGAASHYMAMNLLLIQTMYIAIFIIALYLLKQKQLNVVIQNAILAVSYFIVAFGLINWLGGAKFAGALVGWFSNTVRDSKYLDAVMTDSNGLRLTSVFQYANTYAAFLMAFLFVAVFALIRSKKWYGTLTHGFMLVPIIVSLLLTLSRGGLVMLPVVFILLLILLKPAQQILWIIHLALAGIAALAVTNPLTTLGTELNTAFTSGAAVKGWAYLIIASIVVAGLGWAVQRFVAPWLEQKLGPWGSRKLTGLWLPLGSLVLVGIIAFLLIGTSVRSILPANIETRLENINFKQHSVLERFTFYKDALKVVKDYPILGAGGGGWASLYEHYQNNPYTSRQAHNFFLQYLIEVGIVGFIVFIGFIGYVFYKYIRGYLKRDKDDFANGYFFYIIALSILVHSLLDFNLSYAFMGILVFLSLAGMSVAMDSRPLRRNWNKSSLRIGYFAILAAGTLFLLFLTIGYLGSSNAAMKAKNLIGVSQSYEEIKAPLVEALKDRPFHPESALYLSSMDQQVFNQTKDEQYLEEAYSVVSRALEDEPYNKELLKQLVGYYDLKGQSDLSYAVYRDNADKFNWDIEWYDVLISRSFALAYAAHDQKDDAKKQEYLAAGLEAYKHVVDGVEHLKTLPPEQLQGRPFSVTPSIALNAGKLQLMSGDNEAAAATLKTGLTEDYTDATNREIARWYLAALKRSGGQDQAVYDLLIAADAAEAAQIDAIVAQQF
- the galU gene encoding UTP--glucose-1-phosphate uridylyltransferase GalU, which gives rise to MKIRKAIIPAAGLGTRFLPATKAMPKEMLPIVDKPTIQYIVEEAVASGIEDIIIVTGKGKRAIEDHFDNSFELEFNLAEKQKWELLESVRKSSEMADIHYIRQKEPRGLGHAIWCARKFIGNEPFAVLLGDDIVESGKPCLKQMIEVYDQYKSSIVGVQPVPWEEVSRYGLVDGAALADRVYKANRLVEKPKREDAPSNLAILGRYILTPRIFDMLGEQQVGVGGEIQLTDAIARLSEVERIIAYDFEGRRHDVGEKMGFIQTTIHYALQHEELKEGLLDYLKEIINSEAGKAAKL
- a CDS encoding DUF3656 domain-containing U32 family peptidase, yielding MNEQGIRREDVELLAPAGDWDCMRAAVANGADAVFFGVEKFNARARANNFRMDELPEIMAFLHSYGVKGFLTFNILVFENELADAKELIDACVDAGVDAVIVQDLGLVKMIREISPDFPIHGSTQMTITSPEAVEFTKPWGMERVVLGRENNLKQIKTIGDQARLPMEVFVHGALCVSYSGQCLTSEMWGGRSANRGECAQACRLPYDLMVDGEVKPMGDVTYLLSPKDLAAIDLMPELIEAGVTSFKIEGRLKSPEYVANVVSKYRKAIDRYFDGNWSPTSKEDIRELQQSFSRGFTHGFLEGTNNKKLVDGTFPKSRGVYMGTVEQILRDGVVCRIHAPLKRGDGIVFDAGDPTKKEEGGRVYDLRRKGVKLEGEAGEGWIVDIVPGRNDVDLRRLHVGDRIWKTNDPALDKALRQSYETEKPYRVFPVQVKVEGRVGEPLSTWWTDVQKNVTVRVDSELLLETAQKRPMDAALLEEQFGRLGGTVFQLEALESQLEGDVIVPMRELNSIRRQAVELLAGERPKPPVYVKRAVEVYGDAFRRGAAGPRGEAELTALCRSLPQVQAALEAGVTSIYADFEFIKQFPAAVDAVRAAGASIALATPRIHMPGENGYHANILRLEPDAVLVRNTGALYYYLKRRMEQPDAVHPRLIGDFSLNIANHKAVELFLNSGLDTVTPSYDLNIQQMVDLLEHSDTSRMEVVIHQHLPMFHTEHCVYCTFMSEGTNYTNCGRPCEEHRASLQDRIGMSHPVRVDEGCRNTVYNAVEQSGAEYLNNFRELGVSSFRVEFLEETPEQVAEVISLYTRALRGEISGTQVWKSLKATNQLGVTRGQLVNAK
- a CDS encoding nitrite/sulfite reductase — translated: MAYEPVWSANPEKLSKFEFVKLQKDGLDIIRTILEKYALEGFDSIPADELDLFKWAGVYQQKPRNGHFMMRVRINTGIMTSDQARAIAEIARLYGRGLIDVTTRQAVQFHWLTVENFPDIFRRLEAASLYSYEACGDCPRTIVGNPLAGIDKDELFDTTAIVEQLNDFFMLNRDFSNLPRKFKLSVSANYYNNGQAEINDLSFTPAVKIIDGQETAGFHVMVGGGLSAKPHLAQKLDVFVKPEEALKVASGVVTLFRDYGYREKRHHSRLKFLVADWGAEKFKEKLFEVIGELPARGEDKTLGWQAAYFDGVHPQRQEGLSYVGLNVPVGRLNSDELNQLADLADSYGEGKIRTTMSQNIILSGIPNNKLPELLQAPVLQRLSPVAKNFISRTVSCTGNEFCNLALVETKERAVSVAEYLDERLQLEEKLRIHFIGCPNGCGQKHVADIGLQGSLIKTPEGMVDAFDIAIGGTLGTGDQGPAAQFTRPLKGRVKGERVGPVLEQLITFYSEQRSETENFHSFVERVGIPVIQEQFTAILAAEA